A window of Dorea formicigenerans contains these coding sequences:
- a CDS encoding DUF5688 family protein, translated as MNFNEFVNEVKDNIRLFLPKDYENAEVSTMECQKLNRAYTGLMVRKEGEMLTPTINLNQLYEAYKAQPGVTMETVCRKIADIVIEAPIQVDLKSILNYEDVKDKLFIRVSSAEANKEVLENAPHHLKEDLAITYHVAVGKDQDGLSSMFIKNDLLEQYGISAEQLHEDAMKSSPRVMAPEVSSIGALIDEMYQKNILMLTPDEREMLQETLQESSEMPTFFVVTNTDRIDGAGVIFYPEFMDSMGELLGNDFFILPSSIHEMLVLPDDGQVDAEMLRDMVKEVNATQVAPAERLTNDVYHFDTKDHVFEKADRFTERQKEKEAQAAKTEKAGKEQPDQKPKTKKHDMEL; from the coding sequence ATGAATTTTAATGAATTTGTAAATGAAGTAAAGGACAATATCAGACTCTTTTTACCGAAGGATTATGAGAATGCTGAGGTGTCAACGATGGAGTGTCAGAAACTGAACCGTGCCTATACGGGATTGATGGTGAGAAAAGAAGGGGAGATGCTTACTCCAACAATTAATCTTAACCAACTGTATGAAGCATATAAAGCACAGCCTGGCGTAACAATGGAAACTGTATGTAGAAAGATTGCAGATATAGTCATTGAGGCACCGATACAGGTTGATCTGAAATCCATTTTAAATTATGAAGATGTGAAGGACAAGCTGTTTATCCGTGTATCATCAGCCGAAGCAAATAAGGAAGTCCTCGAAAATGCGCCACACCATCTGAAGGAAGATCTCGCAATCACCTATCATGTGGCAGTAGGCAAGGATCAGGATGGATTAAGTTCCATGTTTATCAAGAATGATCTGCTTGAACAGTATGGAATCTCTGCAGAACAGCTTCATGAAGATGCGATGAAAAGTTCACCGCGTGTCATGGCTCCGGAGGTATCAAGTATAGGTGCATTGATAGATGAAATGTACCAGAAAAATATTCTCATGCTGACACCGGATGAACGTGAAATGCTGCAGGAAACATTGCAGGAATCAAGCGAGATGCCGACATTCTTTGTTGTTACGAATACAGACAGAATTGATGGAGCCGGTGTGATCTTTTATCCGGAATTCATGGATAGCATGGGGGAACTTCTTGGAAATGATTTCTTCATTTTGCCATCATCCATCCATGAAATGCTGGTCTTGCCAGATGACGGGCAAGTGGATGCAGAAATGTTAAGAGATATGGTAAAAGAAGTCAATGCGACTCAGGTAGCACCAGCAGAACGCCTTACCAATGATGTATATCACTTTGACACAAAGGATCACGTCTTTGAAAAAGCCGACAGATTTACAGAACGTCAGAAAGAAAAAGAAGCGCAGGCTGCAAAAACAGAGAAAGCAGGAAAAGAACAGCCGGATCAGAAACCGAAAACAAAGAAGCACGATATGGAACTCTAA